One window from the genome of Pelodictyon luteolum DSM 273 encodes:
- a CDS encoding isoprenyl transferase has protein sequence MALIKKLDPSATKKAHWFSGEIATADDRAQAELKATCELPSHIAIIMDGNGRWARLKGKTRIEGHAAGVSSVRDVVEASIQLGVPYLTLFTFSTENWKRPEKEVSALMQLIVRILARETRALHDNNVRLNVIGNTALLPDKVRTVLENTIEITKNNSRLVLNIALSYSGKWDVTQACASIARDVKAGLLDPPAVTEQLIESRLSTASMPDPELIIRTSGEFRISNFMIWQSAYSEIYFTNTYWPDFRRAQLYEAIRDYQGRERRFGQTSDQVQNTGAHHTEALTRLKENAR, from the coding sequence ATGGCCCTGATAAAAAAACTGGACCCGTCGGCCACGAAAAAGGCCCACTGGTTTTCCGGGGAGATTGCAACCGCAGACGACAGGGCACAGGCGGAGCTTAAGGCAACGTGTGAGCTCCCATCCCACATCGCCATCATCATGGACGGTAACGGCCGCTGGGCACGTCTGAAGGGCAAAACACGCATCGAGGGGCATGCCGCCGGAGTCAGCTCGGTCCGTGATGTGGTGGAGGCATCTATCCAGCTCGGCGTTCCCTACCTCACCCTCTTCACCTTTTCCACCGAAAACTGGAAACGCCCCGAAAAAGAGGTTTCCGCCCTGATGCAGCTGATCGTGCGCATCCTCGCCCGTGAAACCCGCGCGCTGCACGACAACAACGTTCGGCTGAACGTCATCGGCAACACGGCCCTCCTGCCGGATAAAGTCCGCACGGTGCTGGAAAACACCATAGAGATCACCAAAAACAACAGCCGCCTCGTCCTCAACATCGCACTCAGCTACAGCGGCAAATGGGATGTCACCCAGGCCTGCGCCTCCATCGCCCGCGATGTGAAGGCCGGGCTGCTCGATCCTCCTGCCGTCACCGAACAGCTGATCGAATCACGACTTTCCACAGCATCCATGCCGGACCCGGAGCTCATCATCCGCACCAGCGGGGAGTTCCGCATCAGCAACTTCATGATCTGGCAGAGCGCGTATTCGGAAATCTATTTCACCAACACCTACTGGCCCGATTTCCGCCGGGCCCAACTCTACGAGGCCATCCGGGACTATCAGGGCAGGGAACGCCGTTTCGGCCAGACCAGCGACCAGGTCCAGAACACCGGTGCACATCATACAGAAGCATTAACCCGTCTGAAAGAAAACGCTCGATGA